TTGGGGGGGAGTCGGCCGGGGGCGGGCGGCGCCGCGATCTCAAGCCTGGGCGGGCTCGCTCGGGGCGGGCTCGGCCTTGGGCGGGTCGGCCGAGGTTTCTTTGGCCATCAGGTAAGACTTGAGGCTGCCGAGCAGGCGGCGGGCTTGTTCCGAGACGTCCTTCTGACGCCGGTCGCGATCGCGTTTGGGCCTGATCGTCACGTCGGCGTTCGTTTGCACGTACTTGCCCGACGCCAATCCCGAGCTGTTGGTGCGCTCGATGTGCTCTTGCGAGAGGAGCATGTCGATCATGAAATCTTGCGGGCGGACCGTCGAGCCGCTCACGGCGATCAGCTCGGTCACTTGCAGCCGGAGCTCGTTCTCGGTGATGTGCAGGATCTTGGCGTCGCGGTCCGAGATGAACCCGCGGAGCTTCTCCACGGCGATCTCGATCGGCACGTTGGTCACCAGCCGGGTCTCGATCAGCTTGGCGCCGCCCCACACGGGGAACTTCCACCAACTCTTCTTGGCCTTTGGTGCGTCGCCCATGCCGTCTCCCAGTTGAACTACTTGGTTGCGCCCCTGGTCCTTGGCCAACAGCAGGCCACGGTCGGAGCGGCGGAGCATCGATTCGGGGGTGTCCCCCGGCTGCAGCTCGGTGACGCCAAAGCTGGCGGTGATCGGGTTGCCGCCCAACTCCGAGTGGCTGGTCTCGGCGAGACGCTTGCGCATCTGCTCGGCGCGTCGGGCGGCCGAGGCGTTGTTGCAGTCGGCGCAGAGCACGGCGAACTCTTCGCCGCCGTAGCGGGCGACCAGGTCGCCCGAGCGGCACGAGGTCTTCAGCAACTTGGCGAAGGTCATGATCGCCGCGTCGCCCGCCTGGTGGCCGTACGTGTCGTTGATCCGCTTGAAGCGATCGATGTCGGCCATGATCAGGCTGCAGGGCAGCCCGGTCTCTTGGTGGGCGTCGATGAACGAGGCGAGCATGCGATCGAACTCGGCCCGGTTGGCCACCTGGGTCATCGGGTCTTTGGTCATTTCGGTGTGCAGCGCTTGGCACCGCTCCTCCAGGGTGGCGACACTCGAAGCGTCGTGCAGCAAAACCGAGGCCCCGAGCGTGTCGCCCTTGGGATCGGGCACCGGCATCGCGTGCAGGTCGACCGCCACGCTGCGGCCGTTGCGGCCCATCACGCTGATACGCTCGATCACTTGCACCCCGCCCTTGACCGAACGCAGCACGGGGCAGCGGAGGTCTTCGATCAGCTTGCCCGTGTCGTCCGACATGTCGAGCAGGCTCGGCAGCATCTTCTTGCCGACCGCCGCCGAGGCCGCCACGCCGGTGAGCCGCTCGGCGCCGGTGTTCCAGCGGGTGATCACCAGCTGGCTGTCGACGAACAGCACGGCGTCGTGCATGTTCTCGATCAGCTTGGTCTCGAACGGGCTCGGCCCGCCTGCCGCCCCGGGGCGGGCGGTGACGAGCTCGGGTTTCCAGTCGAAACTCTCCTCGAAGTCGCCCAACCGGGAGAGCCAACGCCGCGCGACGTCGCGCTCCAGCTCGCTCTGGTCGCGGGAGAACAGGTCGCAGAAGCTGTTCACCAAGTCGGGGTCGAACTGGCTCCCGGCGCATTGTTGCAATTCGCTGAGGGCCCGCTCTCTCGACCGCGCCGGGCGGTAAACGTGGTCCGTGGTCATCGAGTCGTAGGCGTCGACGATCGCCAGCATCCGTGAGACGAACGGGATCTGGTCGCCGGCCAGCGGCACGTGCTGGCGCCCGCCATCGAAGTGGGCCGCCGACGCGACCATCGCCTCGACCAGCGGCGCCGGCGCCCCGGTTGTCTGCAGGATGTGCCTCCCCAGGTCGCGGCTCGATTCGAGCACGTCGATCTCTTCGTTCGTCAGCCGCCCCGGCTTGACCAGCACCGCGTCGGGGACGCCGATCTTGCCGATGTCGTGCAGGAGCGCCACGAACTCCAACTGCGAGCGGAGCTTCTCCGGCATGTTGAGCGCCACGGCCCAGCGGCTGCAGCCGATGGCGACGCGCAGGCTGTGGGCGGCGGCCGCCGCGTTCTTGCACCTGAGGGCGGTGAACAGCGCGCCGGCGATCCCCAAGCGGGCCTCGGCAAGTCGCAGCCCGGGATCGTTCGGGCCGATCGGCGCGGGAGTGGCTTGGCCCGACTCGACCGCGGCGCTCTCCAGTTCGCTCAGCAGGCGAGAGATTTGCTGCAGGTTGCCGGCTTCGCCTTTATGGGGCGGCGTGGACTCGCCCTGGGGGGCTGTCTGCTGGGAGTCGGTCGTGGGGGGGGCGTCTACTGGCCGCATCGGATTCTCACACGTTGACTAACGCCAACGCGGTTCGGGGCGATTTTCAGATGGATTCTTGGACCGGCATTCAGGCGTCTCGATGCAAAAACCTAGGTCATGCCTTCGGGGACACGGCGGGGGGCAAGGAAGTGGGGGCGTTTTTTTTGCACGCATCCACATCCGCCAGTCCTGTCATGACGTTTTGCCCCGCAAACTCGACCCGATCGACGAGGTTTCGCTGGATCACTCGACTGGCGCCGTGGCACAAGCCCTTCACGCCATCCCACCGGCGGCGCCGATGACCGTTTGTGACGGATATTGCGCCGCCAACGGGTACGCCACTTGGGCGCTACAAGCTACGGCTAACCGAAACGGCGACGCGCGGGAAATTCCTATCTAAGGCGGGCACACCAAGGCGGGCGGAAACTTATGGGCTCTGTGAATCTGCGCGGCGATCGCCGCCGTCGGTTAATGCAAGAAGGCTCGATCCAGGGGACGAAGGTCGCCCCGGTCGAATCGAACGACGACCAGCAACGCGGCGCCGGCAAGCGCTACGCTTTGCGTGAAGGGAGTCTGAGCTTCGCCATGGCGAGCGGTTTGACGCCGCGGTCGCCCTGGGGCGTGGCCGGCCTGGCCGCCGTGCTGGCGCTGATCGCGGCCGCCGTGGTGGCGCTGGGCGTCTTCCGCGGCCCGCTGTTGGGCGATGCGGGCGCCCCCTTTGCGCTCGGCGCCCTCGGCACGCTGGCGGCGTGGCACGCCCAAGCCGCCTGGCTGCTGTCCGCCGTGGGTTGCGTGGTGCTGTTCGGGCTGCGGCGTCAGCGGATCGACGACTTCCGCGGCAATTACCGCTGGTGGCTGCTGGCCGCAGCCGCTTGTGTGGCGCTGAGCCTCAACGCCTCGACCGGGCTGCACGCCGTGGTCGCCTCGGCGCTGGGGCGGCTCACCGGCTGGTCGCCGCTGGCGGGCGACGCCTTCTGGTGGCTCGTGCCGGGCGTGCTGGCGCTGGGCTACGTGGTCGTGCGGGCCGTGCTCGACCTGAAGGAAAGCACCGCCGCGCTGCTGTTCTCGGTCGCCGCCCTGGGTTGCTTCGCCTTCAACGCCGCCGCCGTGAGCGGCTTGGCCGTAGCCGCCGAGCGGCCGATCGCCTCGCACTCGTGCGCGATCGCCGTGCCGGTGCTCGTCCTGTTGGCGATCGTCAGCTACGCCCGACGAGCGGTGCTTGAGACCGAGGGCGTGGTCGCCGCGCCGCAACGGGCCGAGCCGTCCAAGGGCAAGGAAAAGCCGACCAAGGAGCAGCCCGCCGCGGCTGCCCAAAAAGCGTCCGCCCAGAAGAGCGAGCAGAGCAAGAAGAGCGAGCCGCGCAAGCCGGAGTTGAAACTGGCGGCCGAGCCCGAGGAGCCCGCCACCCGCGCCGGCGCCGCGGACCGCCGAGAGCGGCGCCGGAAGCCCGAACCCGACCAGCCGAAGGCCCAGCAAGAGGCCCCACAGAGCTCGACGCAGTGGACCAACGGCGCCGAGGGCGGCGAGGACGATTACGGCGATGGGCCGGAGCGTCGCAAGCTCAGCAAGGCGGAACGCAAGCGGCTGCGGCGGGAGAAGGCGCGGCGGGCGGCGTGAGCCGACAGCGTGGCGTGGCCCCGGTCCGGGGTGGTCGGGGGCCGCGCCGCGGACTTATCCGCTAAGCCCCTGCGCGATAGGCTGGCGGGCTTATCCGGCCCCGCGCACCTCGACCCTTGCCCACGATGACCGTCCGCACCCGCTTCGCCCCCTCGCCGACCGGCTACCTCCACATCGGCGGGGTGCGAACCGCGCTGTTCAACTGGCTGTTCGCCCGCCGGCACGGGGGGCAGTTTATCCTGCGCGTGGACGACACGGACCAGCAGCGCAACGTCGAGGCCGCGTTGGAGCCGATCCTGCACGGCTTCCGCTGGCTCGGGCTCGACTGGGACGAGGGCCCCGAGGTCGGCGGCCCTCACGGCCCCTACTACCAGTCGCAACGCGGCGAGGCCTACGAGTCGGCGGTCACTCGGCTGCTCGATTCGGGCCACGCCTACCGCGACTTCGCCACGCCCGAGGAGCTGCAAACCGAACGCGAAGCGGCCCAGGCCGCCGGCGAGGCGTTCACCTACAGCCGCAAGTGGATGGCCGAGTCGCCCGAGCAGGCGGCCGCCTACGAGGCCGAGGGGCGTCAGGGCGTCGTGCGGCTCAAGATGCCACGCGAAGGCAAGCTGGTGGTCGACGACTTGGTGCGCGGCGAGGTCGCTTTTGATTGGGCGCGGGAGCAGGACCACGTGATCCAGCGCGCCGACGGCACTTGCCTCTACCACTTGGCCACGGTCGTGGACGATCACGACCTGGAGATCTCGCATGTGATCCGCGCCGAGGAGCACCTGTCGAACACCCCCCGGCAGGTGTTCATCGCCGAGTCGCTCGGCTGGGCGCCGCCGCGGTTCGCCCACCTGCCGTTCGTCGCCGAGCCGGGGAGCAAGAACAAGCTCAGCAAACGCAAGCTGGACAAGTACCTCAAGAACCGCGACTTCGCCCAGCTCAACGAATACGGCGCCAAGATCGCCGAGAGGATCGGTCTGGAGACCTCGGCCGAGACGTTCAACCCGGTGATCGTCGACTTCTACGAGCAGACCGGTTTCCTGGCCGACGCGGTGCTCAATTACTTGCTGCTGTTGGGGTGGTCGCTCGACGACTCGACCGAGGAGTTCACGCGTGAGGAGATGATCGAGAAGTTCTCGCTGGAGCGCGTGAACAAGGCGCCGGCGAGCTTCGACCCGGCCAAGCTGCTGTCGTTCCAAGAGCGGGCGATGCAGCAACTGCCGCTCAAGCAGCGGGCGGCCCGTTGCTTGGAGTTCGTCAAGAAAGCGGGCTGGGTGTCGGACCCACCCGCCTGCGAGATGGGGCCCTACGTGACAAAGATCGTCGAGGGCGCCGGCGACCGCATCAAGACCGCCGGCGACATCCTCGACTACGACGACTTCTTCGTCGCCGACGACGCCTTGGTCTACGACGAGAAGGCGTGGCAGAAACGGCTGGTCAAACCGGAGAACGCCGCCGGGCTGCTCACCAAGTTCCGCGCCGAACTCGCTAAGCACGAGAACGCCACGGCCGACGAGCTCGAAGCCGTGCTCAAGGCGTTCTGCGAGGCCGAGGGTATCAAGATCGGCGAGATCATCCACGCCCTGCGCGTGGCGACGACCGGCAAGGGGGTCGGCTTCGGCATGTTCGAGACCCTCGAACTGCTGGGCCACGAGCGCCGGCTGCGCCGCATCGATCTGGCGCTGGCGCGTTTGTAATCGCAGCGACTGGCCGCGCTCTAGCGGCGTTGCCCTCTCGTGCCCGTGACACCTCGTGTCACTCTCGTCGCTGCGCTTTTCGTCGCGGCGATTTGATCGCGCTGCGCGACGCAATTAGCGTGGCTTTCGGAACAGGGGATTGAGGTCTAGGCGTCGCCGGATCCGCAGACCCCCGTGGAGGGCCCCCATGCCTCCCGAAGCAACCCTTAGTGAGCCCACCTCGCAGTTGGCCGCGGCCGACGAGCGCTTGGCTGCGCTGGAGCGTGAGTCGCGTTCGCTGCGCAGGCAGCTGGAAAGATTGCGTCGTGAGGGCGACAGCGACGGCGCCCGCCAAGTCGCCGCCCGGCTGCGATCGACCCAGCACCGGACGACCCACGAGCGGGCAACCCCGGCCCGCGCCGCCAAGACCGAGCCGAGCCCCACGCACCCGCCGGCCCGTTCGCATGGGAAGACTCCGTCTCTCGCCACGACGCCGTCCCACGCGAAAAAGCAGCTCGTGCGTAAGCGGCGGGCCCGCAGCCTGCGCCGCCGACCGCTGCACGTCAGCCTGTTGGCCCACGGGGTGATGCTGCTCGCCGCGGCGCTGGCGAGCTTTGCAAGCTTCAGCGAAGAGCCGCTCACGCTGTGGGCCGGGGTGGCCGAGGCCGAGTCGCTTGCCGAGATGCCGCCGCTGGTGGAGTTCGCCGCCTTGGAAGACACGCCCGAAACGCCCGCAGAATCGCCGGCCGAGTTCGAGCCGCTCGTCGACCTCGTGGCGTTCGAGGCGCCCGCCATCGAGGCGCCGCCCGCGCCCTCGCTGGCGTTCCAGCCGATGACGCTCGGCGCGGCGGCCATGCTGGCCG
The Pseudobythopirellula maris DNA segment above includes these coding regions:
- a CDS encoding diguanylate cyclase domain-containing protein, with translation MRPVDAPPTTDSQQTAPQGESTPPHKGEAGNLQQISRLLSELESAAVESGQATPAPIGPNDPGLRLAEARLGIAGALFTALRCKNAAAAAHSLRVAIGCSRWAVALNMPEKLRSQLEFVALLHDIGKIGVPDAVLVKPGRLTNEEIDVLESSRDLGRHILQTTGAPAPLVEAMVASAAHFDGGRQHVPLAGDQIPFVSRMLAIVDAYDSMTTDHVYRPARSRERALSELQQCAGSQFDPDLVNSFCDLFSRDQSELERDVARRWLSRLGDFEESFDWKPELVTARPGAAGGPSPFETKLIENMHDAVLFVDSQLVITRWNTGAERLTGVAASAAVGKKMLPSLLDMSDDTGKLIEDLRCPVLRSVKGGVQVIERISVMGRNGRSVAVDLHAMPVPDPKGDTLGASVLLHDASSVATLEERCQALHTEMTKDPMTQVANRAEFDRMLASFIDAHQETGLPCSLIMADIDRFKRINDTYGHQAGDAAIMTFAKLLKTSCRSGDLVARYGGEEFAVLCADCNNASAARRAEQMRKRLAETSHSELGGNPITASFGVTELQPGDTPESMLRRSDRGLLLAKDQGRNQVVQLGDGMGDAPKAKKSWWKFPVWGGAKLIETRLVTNVPIEIAVEKLRGFISDRDAKILHITENELRLQVTELIAVSGSTVRPQDFMIDMLLSQEHIERTNSSGLASGKYVQTNADVTIRPKRDRDRRQKDVSEQARRLLGSLKSYLMAKETSADPPKAEPAPSEPAQA
- the gltX gene encoding glutamate--tRNA ligase, which produces MTVRTRFAPSPTGYLHIGGVRTALFNWLFARRHGGQFILRVDDTDQQRNVEAALEPILHGFRWLGLDWDEGPEVGGPHGPYYQSQRGEAYESAVTRLLDSGHAYRDFATPEELQTEREAAQAAGEAFTYSRKWMAESPEQAAAYEAEGRQGVVRLKMPREGKLVVDDLVRGEVAFDWAREQDHVIQRADGTCLYHLATVVDDHDLEISHVIRAEEHLSNTPRQVFIAESLGWAPPRFAHLPFVAEPGSKNKLSKRKLDKYLKNRDFAQLNEYGAKIAERIGLETSAETFNPVIVDFYEQTGFLADAVLNYLLLLGWSLDDSTEEFTREEMIEKFSLERVNKAPASFDPAKLLSFQERAMQQLPLKQRAARCLEFVKKAGWVSDPPACEMGPYVTKIVEGAGDRIKTAGDILDYDDFFVADDALVYDEKAWQKRLVKPENAAGLLTKFRAELAKHENATADELEAVLKAFCEAEGIKIGEIIHALRVATTGKGVGFGMFETLELLGHERRLRRIDLALARL